A stretch of the Telopea speciosissima isolate NSW1024214 ecotype Mountain lineage unplaced genomic scaffold, Tspe_v1 Tspe_v1.0366, whole genome shotgun sequence genome encodes the following:
- the LOC122648023 gene encoding eukaryotic translation initiation factor 5-like, with translation MNALFEALFEGVGKGFGKEVAKKKSYLAAATGAGSQMFLLWAIEDFCGKSSPEVVKVLALALKALYGSDVLEEETIVQWYQEGLAGGSTKSHI, from the coding sequence ATGAATGCTCTGTTTGAGGCCCTGTTTGAAGGTGTTGGGAAAGGATTTGGCAAAGAGGTGGCCAagaagaagagttaccttgcTGCTGCCACAGGTGCAGGATCGCAAATGTTTCTGCTGTGGGCAATTGAGGATTTCTGTGGAAAGTCTAGCCCTGAAGTTGTGAAAGTGTTGGCCTTGGCTCTCAAGGCACTGTACGGCAGCGATGTTCTGGAGGAAGAAACTATAGTGCAGTGGTATCAGGAAGGCTTGGCTGGAGGCAGTACGAAGTCACATATCTGA